From the Pyxidicoccus trucidator genome, one window contains:
- a CDS encoding head protein: MKDWEFHFRVLNLLGRLLEETASAEDKERLEAAMDALNFISATGQSHDFEVFRESINDNAPPLVIAAFDTKESAETWMRNHPSPPSGAEILIAGEYHYVNCSPDLKRRYIVPVQALEYYLREMIDDGLPAPVATFGTREEARAWVDSQPEPPRQVVIVIAGEPHLVAYHHRVNLRAIYPLSRAAAPGSINYSVEPE; this comes from the coding sequence ATGAAGGACTGGGAGTTCCATTTTCGCGTCCTGAATCTGCTCGGGCGACTCCTGGAGGAGACTGCCTCAGCGGAAGACAAGGAGCGCCTGGAAGCAGCCATGGACGCGCTCAACTTCATCTCTGCTACCGGCCAGTCCCATGACTTCGAAGTCTTTCGCGAGAGCATCAACGACAATGCCCCCCCTCTCGTCATCGCGGCCTTCGATACGAAAGAAAGCGCAGAGACCTGGATGAGGAATCATCCCAGCCCTCCGTCCGGCGCCGAGATTTTGATTGCGGGCGAATACCACTACGTCAATTGTTCACCCGACCTCAAACGCCGCTATATCGTACCCGTTCAAGCTCTCGAGTATTACCTCCGAGAGATGATTGACGATGGGCTCCCTGCGCCGGTAGCCACATTCGGAACGCGGGAGGAAGCCAGGGCCTGGGTCGACAGCCAGCCAGAGCCCCCGCGTCAGGTCGTCATCGTGATTGCAGGCGAGCCCCACCTTGTCGCCTACCACCACCGGGTCAACCTCCGCGCCATCTACCCCCTGTCCAGGGCCGCGGCGCCAGGGTCCATCAACTACTCCGTGGAGCCCGAGTAG
- a CDS encoding phytoene desaturase family protein produces the protein MVRHVIVVGAGPGGLSAAINLAGQGLRVTVVEKDAVPGGRMKGLTLGDAGQYALDTGPSILQLPGVLEQIFRRSGKRLEDYVKLVPLDTNTRVHFWDGTHLDTTRNMPRMEAEVAKYGPEKAGALREWMEEGREKYAIAYAKFICTNAGSLAYYAPWRLAPTLRFKPWQTLYRQLDSFFHDDRITYALAYPSKYLGLHPTTCSSVFSVIPFLELAFGVWHVEGGFRELARGMMRCAQDLGATFRMGTAVDQVRVEAGRAVGVKLADGTVLDADAVVVNADLAYAAQNLIPSQAREGSRLTDAALDKAKYSCSTFMAYYGLDTVYADLPHHLIYLSEAARRTDRDALEDRHVDVDDPPFYVCNPSVTDPSGAPKGHSTLYVLVPTPNTAQDVDWAQTEAKLRERIPAMLEKVGLKGVREHIREERYFTAETWRDDFNVFRGAVFNLSHTWLQLGPLRPKVKNRDIEGLYWVGGGTHPGSGLLTIMESANIAADYLTREAGKGPLPGWPYVPPLDAADAPSAPTTGSAAPPRARAG, from the coding sequence ATGGTGCGTCACGTCATCGTCGTGGGAGCAGGGCCCGGGGGGCTGTCGGCCGCCATCAATCTGGCGGGGCAGGGGCTGCGCGTCACCGTGGTGGAGAAGGACGCGGTGCCCGGAGGGCGGATGAAGGGGCTGACGCTCGGTGATGCGGGCCAGTACGCGCTCGACACCGGCCCGTCCATCCTCCAGCTCCCCGGCGTGCTGGAGCAGATCTTCCGGCGGTCCGGCAAGCGCCTCGAGGACTACGTGAAGCTCGTCCCGCTGGACACCAACACGCGGGTGCACTTCTGGGACGGCACGCACCTGGACACCACGCGGAACATGCCCCGCATGGAGGCGGAGGTGGCGAAGTACGGCCCGGAGAAGGCCGGCGCGCTGCGCGAGTGGATGGAGGAGGGGCGGGAGAAGTACGCCATCGCCTACGCGAAGTTCATCTGCACGAACGCGGGCAGCCTCGCGTACTACGCGCCCTGGCGGCTGGCGCCCACGCTGCGCTTCAAGCCGTGGCAGACGCTGTACCGGCAGCTCGACTCCTTCTTCCACGACGACCGGATTACCTACGCGCTGGCGTACCCGTCGAAGTACCTGGGGCTGCACCCGACGACGTGCTCGTCGGTGTTCAGCGTGATTCCGTTCCTGGAGCTGGCCTTCGGCGTGTGGCACGTGGAGGGCGGCTTCCGCGAGCTGGCGCGAGGGATGATGCGCTGTGCGCAAGATTTGGGCGCCACCTTCCGCATGGGCACGGCGGTGGACCAGGTGCGGGTGGAGGCGGGCCGGGCGGTGGGCGTGAAGCTGGCGGACGGCACGGTGCTGGACGCGGACGCGGTGGTGGTGAACGCGGACCTGGCGTATGCGGCGCAGAACCTGATTCCCTCGCAGGCGCGCGAGGGCTCGCGGCTGACGGACGCGGCGTTGGACAAGGCGAAGTACTCGTGCAGCACCTTCATGGCGTACTACGGGCTGGACACGGTGTACGCGGACCTGCCGCACCACCTCATCTACCTGTCGGAGGCCGCGCGCCGCACGGACCGGGACGCGCTGGAGGACCGGCACGTGGACGTGGACGACCCGCCCTTCTACGTGTGCAACCCGTCGGTGACGGACCCATCCGGCGCGCCGAAGGGGCACTCCACGCTGTACGTGCTGGTGCCCACACCGAACACGGCCCAGGACGTGGACTGGGCGCAGACGGAAGCGAAGCTGCGCGAGCGCATCCCCGCCATGCTGGAGAAGGTGGGGCTCAAGGGTGTGCGCGAGCACATCCGCGAGGAGCGCTACTTCACGGCGGAGACGTGGCGGGACGACTTCAACGTGTTCCGCGGCGCGGTCTTCAACCTGTCGCATACGTGGCTGCAATTGGGTCCGCTGCGGCCGAAGGTGAAGAACCGCGACATCGAAGGGCTCTACTGGGTGGGCGGAGGCACGCACCCGGGCAGCGGGCTGCTGACCATCATGGAGAGCGCCAACATCGCGGCGGACTACCTCACGCGCGAGGCCGGCAAGGGGCCGCTGCCGGGCTGGCCGTACGTGCCGCCGCTCGACGCTGCCGATGCTCCGTCCGCGCCGACGACGGGCAGCGCCGCGCCTCCCCGGGCGCGCGCGGGTTGA